The Longimicrobium sp. region GATCACGAAGTCCACGTGCTCGGCGAGCTCCACGCCCAGCTCGTCGGCGGCCCGGCGCACGTCGTCGCGGTCCACGCCGGCGGCGAACGCGCGGTCCTTCATCTTCTTCAGCACCGAGCGCGCCTCCAGGTCCATCACCGAGCGCGAGGGGCGCACCAGCGCGGCGGCGGTGATCAGGCCCGTGATCTCGTCGCACGCGCGCAGCGTGCGGTCGAGCCGCGTCTCGGGCGCCACGCCGGTCCGGGCCTGGTAGTGGGCCAGGATGGCGTGCACCACCTCTTCCGGGTAGCCCCGCTCGCGCAGGATGGCCGCGCCGAAGAGCGGGTGCTGGTCGGGGTGCTTCTCGTAGTCGAAGTCGTGCAGCAGGCCGGCCAGCCCGTACGCCTCCTCGTCTTCGCCGAAGCGGCGGGCGTAGGCGCGGCAGGCGGCCTCGACCGAGTACATGTGGCGGCGCAGGCTCTCGCTCTCGACGTGCTCGTGCATCAGCGCGAGGGCTTCCTCGCGCGGGGGCAGGGCGGGCATGGGCGCTGGGGTCGGCGGTGGATCCCGGGCGGGGCGGACGCCCCCCTCACACCGCTGAATGTACGGGAGTCGCGCCCCGTCCGGAATCCGCCCTGCGCCTCTCGCCCGCCGCGAGCCGCCACGTCTGGCGGAAGCTCGCCCGGAGAACGCGTTTGCGGGCCAGGTTGTGACGGGACGGCCCGGCGGGGGCGGCGCTCACCCCCGCGGTTTCGCCCGGCGGGTGGGCTCGGCCCGGAGGGGGTCGTCGGGCCAGGAGTGCTTCGGGTAGCGGCCCTTGAGGTCCTTCTTGACGTCGAAGTAGCCGGATCTCCAGAAGCTGGCCAGGTCGCGCGTGACCTGCACCGGCCGGTGCGCGGGCGAAAGCAGGTGCAGCGTGAGCGGCACCCGCCCCCCGGCGATGCGCGGCGTCTCGGTCCACCCGAACACCTCCTGCAGCCGCACCGCCAGCACCGGCGCGTCGGGGTCCGAGTAGTCCACCGGGATGCGCGAGCCGCTGGGGACCGCCAGGTGCGTGGGCGCCTGCTCGTCCAGCGCCCGCCGCTGCTCCCAGGCGAGCATCCCCTCCAGGACCGGGACCAGGTCCAGCCGCTGCACCTCGTCGCGCCGTCTCAGGCCATAGAGGTGCGGGCCCAGCCAGTCGGCGAGCGTGGCGGAGAGCGCCGCGTCGGCGGCGTCGGGGAAGGCGGGGTCGAAGCGGTGCAGGAAGACGATGCGCTGCTGGAGCTGCCGCGCCGTCTTCGTCCACGGCAGCGCGCCGAGCCCTTCTCTGCGAATCGCCTCCACCAGCGCGTCCGCGATCGCCTGGGGATCGGGGTCGGCCAGCGGCGCCTCGCGCAGCACCAGCGCGCCGAGCCGCTCCACCCGCCGCGCGCGCACCGCCCCCGTGCCCTCGTCCCACGCGACCTCGGTCTCCGCGACGACCTGGTCCGCGAGCTCGCGCTCGATCTCCGCGAGCTCGAGCGGCGCGGCCAGGACGATGCGCCCCTCGCGCCCCGCGTCGTCCAGCTCGGCGGCGACCAGGTACGGCTGGGCGGAGAGCGACTGGCCGGCGGGGAAGGCGGCGCCGCGGCCGCTCCGCAGCAGGTAGCGCCCGCCCGGGCCCGGCCGCCGCTGCGCGATGCGGTCCGGGTAGGCGAGGGCGAGCAGGAGCCCGGCGGCGTCGGAGTCGACCTCGCCCGCGGGGATGGAGAGCCGGGCGCGGAGCTCGCGCGCCTCGGCCGTCGCGCGGTGCAGGGCGCCCCGGTCGGCCGCGTGCCCGGGGATGAAGCCGCGCCCGCCGCCGCCGAGCGCCTCCAGCCGCAGCCGCACGTCCGCGTCGGGCGGGCCGCCCTCGCCGCGCAGGACGTCGCGCTCGCCCAGGAGCGCGGCGAGCGCGCAGGCGGTGGCGCCCCGGCCCGTCTCCCTGGCCCGCAGCAGCATGTGCGCGAGGCGCGGGTGCAGGGGGAGCGCGGCCATGCGCCGGCCGTGC contains the following coding sequences:
- the hrpB gene encoding ATP-dependent helicase HrpB, which gives rise to MTPLPPPTALPIEAALPELRAALVAGTSAVLQAPPGAGKTTLVPLALLDETWLAGGKIVMLEPRRLAARAAAGRMAQLLGERVGETVGYRIRMETRAGPATRVEVVTEGVLTRILQGDPALEGVGLVVFDEFHERSLHADLGLALVLQARALLRPDLRVLVMSATLDGGPVAALLGGAPLVTSEGRAFPVETVYLPRRSEERMEALVARKAAEALRRGDGDVLAFLPGAGEIRRVEERLRETDLPPGVRVMPLYGHLPQEAQDEAIRPGPPGRRKVVLATSIAETSLTIEGVRAVVDSGLARVPRFSPRTGMTRLETVPVSRASADQRRGRAGRLGPGVCYRLWTEAEDAALPPFRPPEILEADLAPLALELAAWGAADPGELRWLDPPPASSYAQARALLAELGALDAAGAVTPHGRRMAALPLHPRLAHMLLRARETGRGATACALAALLGERDVLRGEGGPPDADVRLRLEALGGGGRGFIPGHAADRGALHRATAEARELRARLSIPAGEVDSDAAGLLLALAYPDRIAQRRPGPGGRYLLRSGRGAAFPAGQSLSAQPYLVAAELDDAGREGRIVLAAPLELAEIERELADQVVAETEVAWDEGTGAVRARRVERLGALVLREAPLADPDPQAIADALVEAIRREGLGALPWTKTARQLQQRIVFLHRFDPAFPDAADAALSATLADWLGPHLYGLRRRDEVQRLDLVPVLEGMLAWEQRRALDEQAPTHLAVPSGSRIPVDYSDPDAPVLAVRLQEVFGWTETPRIAGGRVPLTLHLLSPAHRPVQVTRDLASFWRSGYFDVKKDLKGRYPKHSWPDDPLRAEPTRRAKPRG
- a CDS encoding HD domain-containing protein; translation: MPALPPREEALALMHEHVESESLRRHMYSVEAACRAYARRFGEDEEAYGLAGLLHDFDYEKHPDQHPLFGAAILRERGYPEEVVHAILAHYQARTGVAPETRLDRTLRACDEITGLITAAALVRPSRSVMDLEARSVLKKMKDRAFAAGVDRDDVRRAADELGVELAEHVDFVIGAMRTVAPELGLAGPA